The DNA region GCAGCAAGGCTGCTGTCGAGCCCGAGCGCCTTCATCAGGTCGACGATCGAGGTGCGCCAGTCGAGCTTCTCGCCGGTGGCAGCCGCCGCCTTGTCGACGATCGCCGCGACGTCGACCGTCTGCGCCGCGGATGTGCCGGGTGCCGGCGATGCAGATGCAGACGTTGACGTCGATGCCGGTGCGGCGCCGGGTGCTGCCGTCGCTGTCGTCTCAGCGGTTTTGCCGTCAGGTGTCTTGGCCTGGGCGCCGTGGCCGAAGATTGCACCCATGATGCTTCCAAAAATGCTCATGATCTCTCACTCCGTGCGCCCGGGACACCGTTGGTCCCGTGACTGGTTCCAGTGACGAGTGGACGATAGGCAGGCCATTGGCCGAGCGGAAGATGACCATCGTCACTATCGGAGTGTGGGACGGCGTGGTGCAGTTGGAGAGAGAATCGTGCGGTTCTGCACCGTACGTCGAGCGCGTTTCATCGTACGCCCCACGTGCGATGAAGTCAGCCGTCCCGGCCCGATTCGCCAGCCCCGAGAAGTCGGGGCGGCTGACACAAACGTGTGCGGAGTGAACTAGAGCTGACGGCGGCGGATGGTCTGGGCCAGCTCGACAAAGCTTTCGGCGATGCCGACGCCGGTCTTGGCGCTGACCGGTTTGACACTCGACTTGGCGAGCTCGGCAATCGCGCCGGCGCTGCCGGCAGCCTCCGGCAGGTCGATCTTGTTGAGCAGCGCCCGGTAGGGCCGGCCCGGGAAGCGCTCCTCGAAACCGCGGACCAGCTCGACCATGCGGGTCACGGTCTGCGGCCGCGTGACATCGGACACGATGATGGCAGCGGATGCACCGGTGACATAGACGGTGTCGAAAATCTGCGTACCGAAATCGCCGTCGGTGTCCCACAGCACGAGGCGCATCGGGTCGCTGCCATCCGCCGGCACCACGTCATGGCTCAGGATCTCGACGCCCAGCGTCGATTTGTACTGACCCTCGAACCGGTTGTAGATCAGCCGATAGAGGATCGACGTCTTGCCGACCCCCATATCGCCGAGCAGCATGACTTTTGCGGTGAGCATCAGCGGGCCACTTCGCCTCGGTAGACCGTCTCGAACGCCACGCGGCGGTTGCCGCCGGCGGTGGCGTCGAGCCGGTCGGTGATCGGCATCGTCGCGGCGCGCGACACCAAAATCAGCCGCGACGGGTCGACCCCGAGCGCGGTCAGCTTGCGCTGCACCTGCTCCGCCCGCTTGCGTCCCAGCGTCTTGTTGGTGCCTTCGGTGCCGCTCTGATCGGCGTAGCCGACGATCCGCAGCCTGAGATCATTGTTCGTCAGCAGCCCGGCGAGCTCGCGCAGTTGCTGCTCGGCCTGGTCGTTGTCGAGGAATTCGTCTGAATTGTTGACGAAGAAGATCGCGGTCGTGGCGATGAAGCGGTCAAGCCGCGCCGCCGGACCGTCGGCCACGGATTGCAGCTTCGCATATTGCTCGCTCAACTTCGCGTACTGCTCGCCGAGCTTGTCATATTGCGCGGTCAGCGCGGCATATTTCTGGTCGCCCGACTTCGCCTGCGCGCCCATCGCCTCGCGCATCTGGTCGAGGTTCGCCTGCAGGCGCGTCAGGCTCTGCTGCAGGCCTGCAATGCCGGCCTGCGATGCCGCCGCCTGCTCCGGCGTGGACACCAGTCCGATGCGGTCGACCACCTTGTACGGCGCTGCGGCCGCAGCGAGCGCGTCGATCAACGGCGCGGTTTGCAGCTGGCTCGGCTCGATGCCAGAGACGGCCACGCTTCGGCTGCCGTGATCGAAGTCGAGCCGCAGCGGGAAGGTGGCCAGCAACGGCTGCTCCGCGGCAAGCTCCTCCAGCGCGGCATGGGTTCGCCGCTCCAAGAGAGCGCGCGTCACCGTGGTCGCGGCAAAATAAAGCAACAGTGCGGCCACAGCGGCGAGCACGGCAAACAGGATCACCTTGCCGCGCCGGCTTGCGATCCGCCGCGGCGTGTCGTCGGTCTCGATCGCGGTTGCGAGCGAGGCGAGCATCGGCGCATCGCAATCCGCGCCGCGATCGATCCGCTCGATCGCATCGAAGAACAGCGAATTGATCCTGGCATTGTCGGCGGGGCGCAGCGGCCCCAGGCACTCCGCCGCCAGGATGAAGCGGGGCGAGGCGCGCAGCGCGAGCTGCCGTCCGCCGAAATCGAGCGTTTGCAGATTGCCTTCGCCGGCCAGCGCCTGCACGGAGAATTCGAGGATCGCCGCAACCATGGCGCTGAGCAGGTCGGCGCGCTCGTCGACGGTCGCCTCGCGCTTCCAGTCGGCGACCAGGCGGCCATTGCCGCGTTCGATGATCAGGAGCCGGTTGATCTGCGGCGGACTGTCGGCGAGCACGAACTCGCTGATCGGTCGTCCCGTCACCAGCGACTTGACCCGCCCGCCCCACAATTGCGCCGAGGTCAGCGCATTGATGCGCTGCTCGAGCGAGGCAACCAGTTCCCGGAACGCGTTCGCGACCGCGGCGCTGACCAGCCGGCCGACGATCGGATAGAGCGCCTCGATCATCTGCTCGCGCGAATTCTTGATCTCGCTGCGGATCGCCGAGACCACGACCGGCGCAATCGCGGTGGCGAGCTCGCGCGGCCGGTTGACCTCGGCGCGCTCCAGCGCCTCGACCAGAATGCCGGCGGTGGCCGTCTCCAGGCGATCGGCGTTGCCGACATAGCGCTGCAGCGAGTCGAGATCGGCCTCCAGCGACGTCAGACGCGTCGCCTCGGGCTGAAACAGCAATGTCTTGAGCTGCTCGATCTCGCGATTCTGGCCGGCAGCAGCTGCCATGCTATTTGCCCGTGCGGCCGGATCCCAATCCGCTGATCGCAGCGCCGAGCTGGGTGATGGCCGCACCGACATCCTTCAGCGAGTCGAGGCGCTTCTGCTCGGTATCGCGTTCGAGGTCGGAGAGCCGCGCCTGCAGCGCGGTGAGCTCGTTGTTGAAGTCCGCCTGCATCTGCTTCAGCGATGCCTGCATCTCCTCCCGCAGACCCGAGAGGTTGGTCTCAATCGAGCGTTGCGCGCCGCCGAACAGGAGATCGCGGACCTGATCGATCGCCGCCATGCCATGCGCCGCGGCATCCGCGCCATTGCCGGCCGCCGCGTTTGCCAGTCCATCCGTATCCTTGGTCTGGCGCTCGATACCCTTCATGGTCATTCCCTGTTTAGTCAAAGCCGCGCAATCCGGACCTGCCGTGTCAAAAAGCAAATCCGAAACAATCCTATAGCCAATTTTGTGGGCGCGGCCCAGAGAAAGGCGAGCAATCTCAGCCGGATCAACCGCGTGGTGTGCGATTGGGGGCAGTTATTTCTAGTAAGTTATTGCCTTTATTGCCAGTTCCGTACGGTTCTTGACCTGGCATTTCTCCAGGATGGTGCTGACATAGTTCTTCACCGTGCCCTCGGCCAAATGCAGCCGCTCGCCGATCTCGGTGTTGCTCTTGCCCTCGACGATCAGCGTGAGAATTTCATTCTCCCGCGCCGTCAGCCCGTCGCGAACCGGCAGCTTCGCCGAGACGCGCGGGCCGCGCAGCCGCTTGAACTCGTCGAGGATGCGCGCGGCAACGCTCGGCGACAGCCCGGACTGGCCGTTGATCACCGCGCGGATGGTCGATGCGATCTCCTCCATCCTGGCGTCCTTGAGCAGATACGCCTTGGCGCCGGCGCTGACAGCCTCGAAGATCAGGTCGTTGGTCTCGAATGTCGTCAGCACGACGATATGGGTCTGCGGCAGCTCGCGCAGGATCCGCTGGGTCGCCGCGATGCCATCGACACGCGGCATCTGCAGGTCCATCAGGATGACGTCCGGCCGATAGCGCCGCGCGAATTCGATGGCCTGCTCGCCGTCGGACGCACCGGGAAGGATCTCGAAATCGTCGTTCTGCTGGGCAAGCAGTGTGGCGATACCTTCCCTGATCAGGGTCTGATCCTCGGCGATCAGCACCCGCACCTTCTCAATTCTGCTCACGGGCTTCAGTCATCCTCTCGAAGGTCTTGAATGCGCGGCAACGACATCAATCGGCCAGCAGGCCGGCAGATGCTGCCGGCGGCACCGCCACGGGGAGCGATATCCGGACCAGCGTTCCCTGTCCGGGCGCGCTCTCCACCGCGCAGCTTCCGCCGACGAGTTCAGCAAATTCGGTCATCCCGATCAATCCGAAATGTCCGGGAGTGGGCACCGCGAGATCGAAGCCGCGGCCGTCGTCGCGGATCTCGACAACGAGCTTGCGACCGACCGCAGCCGGCGCTTCGAAGGCGTGAAAGGAGACACGGCGTGCCTTCGCATGTGCCTGAACGTTGCGCAATGCCTCGCTGAGGATGCGTTGAACCGTCAAGCCGCAATCGCGCAAGCCGGGACGCGCCTCTTCGTCGATCTGGATCGACACCCTGACGCCGCTGCGCGCGGCGAAGTCGCTGAGCAGTCCCTCGACATCGGGATCAAGCTTCAAATCGTCGGGCGTGCGCAGGCGATCGATGGCCTCGCGGGCGCGCGAGAGGCCGCTCGCTGCGGCGTCTTCGGCGGTCGCAAGGCTGTCCGCCACGCGCGCCGGGTCGGCCGACAGATAATGCCTGATCAGCCGGATCTGGGTCAGCAGCGCCACGATCGAATGCACCAGCGTATCGTGCAGATCGCGCGCCAGCCGCAGCCGCGTCCGCGCCAGCGAGGCAAAGCGCACTTCCGCGCTTGCCGCCTCGAGCTGCTGCTCCATCAGGCGGCGGGCCCGGCGCTCGCTGCCGAGCAGCGTTTCGACCTGACGTCCCGCGAAGTCCGGCATGGCGATGACGAAGTAATGCGCCTGCGCGCCGTTCCACAGCACGACCGCCGTCATCGGCTGCGCGATGTCAGGCGAGGCACCGCGGACACCGGCCAGCGCGATCATATCCCGCTGGCCTCCGGCAAGCGCCGCGAGCTCGGCCTCCATGCCGACCAGCAGCATGCATTCGCAACAATCGACGCCGATCGCGGGAAGCCATTCGACCAGCCGCCCGATCTTCCGCTGCATGCTTCGGTCGGCACCGATGACGGCGAGACCGATGACGTCGGCTCCTGCGGCCGCAAGCAAATCCGCGCTCAAATCGATCATGCGTTGCCCATCAACTCAGCGAGCAGCCCACTCTGGCGTAAGCCGGCAGCGGCCGCAAACGAATATGACTTTCGTCATAACTGATCCTGACTTTCGTCAGATGCCACTGCTGCTCGAAATGCGGTTCTGTCTTACGAATGAGCAACAGCGCAAGCCATGATGTGCCACATGCCGGCGTCCATGGCGATGCCGGCCGGGCGCCGCGCCTCGCGGAAGGTCGCGCCAGTCGGCCGGAGTGTGAGCTGACAATGAAGGCCGCGCCACGGAAATCGTTGGGTACCGAGCTCATGTTGGCGGAAGCGGAAAAGCCTGCGCGGCGCCGGCGCCTGAGCGCGACCCAGAAGCTGGCGTTGCAGGAAGCGCTCGCCGGCCGCCTGCAGCTCTACCCTCGCGGATATGCCGCGAGCAAGACCGGGCCGTTCCACTCGCGCCGCGCCATCCTCGGACTGGTGCGCGCCGGCCTGATGAGCCTCAGCGCGACCGCGCGCTATGCGGCCGTGACCCGGCGCGCACGGGACATGTATGCGGCACCGGCGACCAGCGAGTAGCCGCGACTATAGGTGCCAGCAGCGGCTCCGGTGCAGTCCGGCTTATACACGCTGGACTAATGTATTTCGGCCAGGCCCTGAATCTGAATAATCGAATCGTGAAGCTGCGCACCCGCTCCGAGGCGGATATATGCCCGTGACGGGATGTCCTGAATATCCGGCCCGACGATGGCGTGATGACCTGTGGCAGTGGGAAAGAAAAAGCCGACCGGTGCGCCCTTGTTCATGGAGATCATTGCTCCCCCGGTCCAAACCAGCCCGTCCTCATCGCTGCGCACGCCGGCCTCCGATGCACCGTCGACCTCGCAATTGGTGAACTGCACCTTGCCTCGTGTCCAGAATTCGTAGCGTGGTTGGCCCCATGCATGCACGTTCGCATAGAAATTGTGAGCAGAGCCGGTATCGCGCACGTTGGCGACCGAGGCATGAGCAACGACCATGTCGCTGAAATGGCTGTCGCCTGCCGAGTTGAGGATGCCGAACAGCGGCGCGCCATGCCGCATGATCGACGTCGTGTCCGCCGTGATCGTGCTGTGGTCGGCCATGAACTCCCAGACATTTGTGTACCAGCTTTTCGGGTTGGTCAGCGTGCCGTCCGGGTTGACGGCGATGGTCCCGAGATGCAGGCCCGCGATCCGGCTGTCGTTGTAATAGAGGTTGGCGTGATGGCCGGCATGACCGCCCTGGATGTCTGCGCCAAAGTCCGCTAGGCCGGAACCATCGATACCGAAGTCGAACAAGTTAGCCTGGTTGTGCTCACCGGCCGGTTCCTCTATCACCGCGCGCATCGGCGCCAATGCCACGAGCCACGATACGCCGCGGCCACCGCCACGCAGCGTGACCTGCTCCATGCCGAACGTGCCCCTCTCGCGGCCGCCCGGCAACGCGATGGTCGCGCCGACGCCACATACGCCGTGCGGCAGGCGCAGCTCACCGAGGTCCCATTGCGGGATCGAAGCGCCCGAGAAGATCGCATTGATCGCCGGTGCGTCGTCCGTGCCATAGGCAGCATAGCCGTCATGCGCATCAACCTCCGCTTGCGCCGGACGAGAGAGCTCGATCTGCGATTTGGATTCGACCTGCGCGATGCTGGCGGCCAGATTGGCGCCGCCCGCACCCGCACCGGCAACAACGATCAGCTTGCCAACATCGCCCGGCGCGAACCACGCATCAGGCACTGTCAACCGGGTGGAACCCGCGGCAATCGACATGCGATGCCATCTCAGCACCACCGTGTCACAGACCGCGCCGTAGTCGAGCACACTCGGCACGTCATGCAGCTTGTCACCGAGCCGACGCGCGGTCCGCGCGTTCTTGATGGTTACCGTATCGCCGGAGACGTCGGGCGCGGCGGCGAATGCAGGGAAAAGGGCGATCAAGGTGAGAGACAGCGTGAGAAGCCGAACAAGGCGCGCCATGGTCTGAATGCTCCGTGAGCTTGTTGGAGGCCGTCAGTGCAGCAAGCGGGCGTCGGTCGCCGATCGCCCGGCTTTCGTGAGGCCGCCGCAGCGCCATATGCTGCTGGCCGGCACGGAGCCGGCTCCGGGAGTGCTGTTCCACGCAAAATAGAGCAGACCGGCAACACTGCCTGCGCGGGCATAGGGGCGGAAATCGCCCATGATCTCCTCGACAAGCTGCGCGCTTTGGTCGTCATCGATCGGGCAACTCGTGGCCTTGTTGTCGATTCCCCATTCGGTGATCCAGCATGGCTTTCCATCGCGACTTCCCGGGGGGCGGCAATCGGTCAGATCGTATTTGGCGATGCGCTGTTCCCTCACCGCCGGTGCATTGACGATCGCATGCGTCGTGTCGGGATAGATGTGAACGGCATAGGCATCGACCAGACTGTCGAGGCCGTGCGCACGCAGATAGCTCAAGGTGGTATGGATGCCGACGATGTCGCCCTTTGCCCAACCCGGCAGGAAGCCATCATCCTGGTCATAGGTTCCGAGCCCCGCCGTCGTGATTGGGGTGCTGCGATTCAGCTTCGAATGGTCGCGGAGCTCCTTCAAGACACCGAGCATCTTCAGATACTGGCGAAATCCGCGCGCAACGCGCCGACCTTGCGGGTCCTTGTCGAGGTCCAGCAGGCTGAGCTGGCGCGCCCGGCCCGCAGGCTTGGCG from Bradyrhizobium sp. B124 includes:
- a CDS encoding Rab family GTPase, producing MLTAKVMLLGDMGVGKTSILYRLIYNRFEGQYKSTLGVEILSHDVVPADGSDPMRLVLWDTDGDFGTQIFDTVYVTGASAAIIVSDVTRPQTVTRMVELVRGFEERFPGRPYRALLNKIDLPEAAGSAGAIAELAKSSVKPVSAKTGVGIAESFVELAQTIRRRQL
- a CDS encoding OmpA family protein, which encodes MAAAAGQNREIEQLKTLLFQPEATRLTSLEADLDSLQRYVGNADRLETATAGILVEALERAEVNRPRELATAIAPVVVSAIRSEIKNSREQMIEALYPIVGRLVSAAVANAFRELVASLEQRINALTSAQLWGGRVKSLVTGRPISEFVLADSPPQINRLLIIERGNGRLVADWKREATVDERADLLSAMVAAILEFSVQALAGEGNLQTLDFGGRQLALRASPRFILAAECLGPLRPADNARINSLFFDAIERIDRGADCDAPMLASLATAIETDDTPRRIASRRGKVILFAVLAAVAALLLYFAATTVTRALLERRTHAALEELAAEQPLLATFPLRLDFDHGSRSVAVSGIEPSQLQTAPLIDALAAAAAPYKVVDRIGLVSTPEQAAASQAGIAGLQQSLTRLQANLDQMREAMGAQAKSGDQKYAALTAQYDKLGEQYAKLSEQYAKLQSVADGPAARLDRFIATTAIFFVNNSDEFLDNDQAEQQLRELAGLLTNNDLRLRIVGYADQSGTEGTNKTLGRKRAEQVQRKLTALGVDPSRLILVSRAATMPITDRLDATAGGNRRVAFETVYRGEVAR
- a CDS encoding histidine kinase → MIDLSADLLAAAGADVIGLAVIGADRSMQRKIGRLVEWLPAIGVDCCECMLLVGMEAELAALAGGQRDMIALAGVRGASPDIAQPMTAVVLWNGAQAHYFVIAMPDFAGRQVETLLGSERRARRLMEQQLEAASAEVRFASLARTRLRLARDLHDTLVHSIVALLTQIRLIRHYLSADPARVADSLATAEDAAASGLSRAREAIDRLRTPDDLKLDPDVEGLLSDFAARSGVRVSIQIDEEARPGLRDCGLTVQRILSEALRNVQAHAKARRVSFHAFEAPAAVGRKLVVEIRDDGRGFDLAVPTPGHFGLIGMTEFAELVGGSCAVESAPGQGTLVRISLPVAVPPAASAGLLAD
- a CDS encoding response regulator transcription factor, translating into MSRIEKVRVLIAEDQTLIREGIATLLAQQNDDFEILPGASDGEQAIEFARRYRPDVILMDLQMPRVDGIAATQRILRELPQTHIVVLTTFETNDLIFEAVSAGAKAYLLKDARMEEIASTIRAVINGQSGLSPSVAARILDEFKRLRGPRVSAKLPVRDGLTARENEILTLIVEGKSNTEIGERLHLAEGTVKNYVSTILEKCQVKNRTELAIKAITY
- a CDS encoding DUF3597 domain-containing protein, encoding MSIFGSIMGAIFGHGAQAKTPDGKTAETTATAAPGAAPASTSTSASASPAPGTSAAQTVDVAAIVDKAAAATGEKLDWRTSIVDLMKALGLDSSLAARKELAKELHYTGDTNNTATMNVWLHQQVMAKLAANGGKLPADIKT